In Nostoc sp. CENA543, a single genomic region encodes these proteins:
- a CDS encoding dynamin family protein — MINLGKISQEYPQLFDYLTCNHDELIRYRGQLKDFLKDFRQQLNSKLIKKANISYFLKISKIEIDICLNKIWQVTSLIVEMAEFGCIPVKITVFDLVIDIFILEIKNKKAFFINDLYLIINQHLYTENSETATLSNIRSYLELFEEETEARLLKLAHQYPELRFIILSLLTNISLKPSSQPNDQDLEKYARIVKTERLAKKHIQAELDKLDNYLQYKKHLLKLTSKTLENHLDQQLNKCNQRIITEIKNEEIMSNIQNWDDVRFNLATELKKTIIFLNEKGITDAANGLQKELNKIEENTYQIAFIATMKAGKSSLINAILGFELLPSLEKSCTGRLTFINHCDGETVAHISVKNKTLAISYRDVGSFKKYLKKYLESGLITNAEVYCSEAIQDIEHITHVNNPFEEIDENFDVHANQARLLLRESLISIKNIDAVELGSFINNKYVQELKIDTPIRYLKNHIKLDGIQLVDTPGPNSAAHTDHKRITYNFIDKANVVIYVIDFTKFDISGEDELLQEIKRQRERFNPEFYEKFFFVINKIDMHESYKGTTLEDKLQDIRHRIQNGYGYKVPDKHIIGVAAKPALLYRIDEQGLSDKERKKEFQKFFAPFLDLDDVTPESVIQAKNQVLVSSNIQALDNAIISYLQNSNQTKDLITDAINRANIYIQDYKRSLQESLGYSQKTLNELEEIVIKFKQWKEEAESDKNVLKQKIDISKKKFRCSLIKKYNNFSDELSILIDKIFETAKVNNKFNGFWELLKQSLGSVTGFIINILDLDKSLQDKFQILINVAGKIINLGNTQDENEINKSIKQYNDLLAETTREMATKFEAELKIFASVQRQQIFDEAYTHANKIITDLNQKLGDTLNVELNTKDFVFPKIELDSVIDKVEGLYNSRNTGGGCCSSPKTIYSVNLEQLQKSSKESIINAIKEAKKKILLLTEEGINEIKIYLNHQINSQLKKLTQNLDEAINKQKTIGFNAQDEIVKLELELEEVDERLDMLDVLLQVTKNH, encoded by the coding sequence ATGATTAACCTTGGAAAAATTTCCCAGGAATACCCACAGCTTTTTGATTATCTAACTTGTAATCATGATGAACTAATTAGATATAGAGGTCAATTAAAAGATTTCTTAAAAGATTTTAGACAACAGCTTAATTCTAAATTAATAAAGAAAGCAAATATTAGCTATTTTTTAAAGATTAGTAAGATAGAAATAGATATTTGCCTAAATAAAATTTGGCAAGTTACAAGTTTGATAGTTGAAATGGCTGAATTTGGCTGTATTCCTGTAAAAATAACAGTCTTTGATTTAGTAATTGATATTTTTATCTTAGAGATAAAAAATAAAAAAGCATTCTTTATCAATGACTTATATTTAATTATTAACCAACATCTTTATACAGAAAATAGCGAAACTGCTACCTTGAGTAATATTAGGAGCTATCTGGAACTTTTTGAGGAAGAAACTGAAGCAAGACTTTTAAAACTAGCTCATCAATATCCAGAACTACGCTTTATAATTTTGAGTTTGCTGACTAATATTAGCCTAAAGCCATCATCTCAACCTAATGATCAAGATTTAGAAAAATACGCAAGGATTGTTAAAACTGAAAGATTAGCAAAAAAACATATTCAAGCAGAATTAGATAAATTAGATAATTATTTACAGTATAAAAAACACTTACTAAAACTTACATCTAAAACTTTAGAAAATCATCTAGACCAACAGCTTAATAAATGTAATCAAAGAATTATCACAGAAATCAAGAATGAGGAAATCATGAGTAATATACAGAATTGGGATGATGTTCGTTTTAATTTAGCTACAGAACTAAAAAAAACAATTATCTTTTTGAACGAAAAAGGAATCACTGATGCAGCTAATGGATTGCAAAAGGAATTAAATAAGATAGAAGAAAATACATATCAAATTGCTTTTATTGCAACAATGAAGGCTGGTAAATCAAGCTTAATTAATGCAATATTAGGCTTTGAACTACTGCCATCGTTAGAAAAATCTTGTACTGGCAGACTAACTTTTATAAATCATTGTGATGGAGAAACTGTTGCTCACATCAGTGTTAAAAATAAAACTCTAGCGATTTCTTACAGAGATGTAGGTAGCTTTAAAAAGTATTTAAAAAAATACCTAGAGAGTGGCTTGATTACAAATGCTGAAGTTTATTGCTCAGAAGCTATACAAGATATTGAGCATATAACTCATGTTAATAATCCTTTTGAAGAAATTGATGAAAACTTTGATGTTCATGCTAATCAAGCTCGTCTACTCTTAAGAGAAAGTTTAATATCTATTAAAAATATTGATGCTGTAGAATTAGGAAGTTTTATTAATAATAAGTATGTACAGGAACTAAAAATAGATACGCCAATACGCTATCTCAAAAACCACATTAAACTTGATGGTATTCAACTTGTAGATACACCAGGGCCTAATTCAGCAGCCCATACTGACCATAAACGGATAACATACAATTTTATTGATAAAGCAAATGTAGTTATATATGTGATTGACTTCACAAAATTTGATATTTCTGGTGAAGATGAATTATTACAAGAAATTAAAAGACAAAGAGAACGATTTAACCCTGAATTTTATGAAAAATTCTTTTTTGTAATCAATAAAATTGATATGCACGAATCTTACAAAGGTACAACTTTAGAAGATAAATTACAAGACATTCGCCATCGTATTCAAAACGGTTACGGCTATAAAGTTCCTGACAAGCATATTATAGGTGTTGCAGCCAAACCTGCGTTATTGTATAGAATTGACGAGCAAGGCTTATCAGATAAAGAAAGAAAAAAAGAGTTTCAAAAGTTTTTTGCTCCTTTTTTAGATTTAGATGATGTGACACCTGAATCAGTAATTCAAGCGAAAAATCAAGTTCTTGTAAGTTCTAATATTCAAGCATTAGATAATGCTATCATCAGCTATTTGCAAAATAGTAATCAAACTAAAGACTTAATTACTGATGCAATTAATAGAGCCAATATATATATTCAAGATTATAAACGTTCTTTACAAGAAAGTTTAGGATATTCTCAAAAAACTTTAAATGAGTTAGAGGAAATAGTTATTAAATTTAAGCAATGGAAAGAAGAAGCAGAATCTGATAAAAATGTTTTAAAACAAAAAATAGATATATCTAAAAAAAAGTTTCGATGTTCATTGATTAAGAAATATAATAATTTTAGTGATGAATTATCAATTTTAATAGATAAAATTTTTGAAACTGCCAAAGTTAATAATAAATTTAATGGGTTTTGGGAATTACTTAAACAATCATTAGGTTCTGTAACAGGTTTTATTATAAATATTTTAGATTTGGATAAAAGCCTTCAAGACAAATTTCAAATACTTATTAATGTTGCTGGCAAAATTATAAATTTAGGGAACACTCAAGATGAAAATGAAATAAATAAGTCAATAAAACAATATAATGATCTACTGGCAGAAACAACTAGAGAAATGGCTACAAAGTTTGAAGCAGAACTTAAGATATTTGCTAGTGTACAACGTCAACAAATTTTTGATGAAGCATATACTCATGCCAACAAAATCATTACTGATTTAAATCAAAAACTAGGTGACACATTAAATGTAGAACTAAATACTAAAGATTTTGTGTTTCCAAAAATTGAATTAGATTCTGTAATAGATAAAGTAGAAGGTTTATATAATAGTAGAAATACTGGGGGTGGTTGCTGTAGTAGCCCTAAAACAATTTATTCTGTTAACTTAGAGCAACTACAAAAATCGTCGAAAGAAAGTATTATAAATGCTATAAAAGAAGCTAAAAAGAAAATACTCTTATTAACAGAAGAAGGCATAAATGAAATAAAAATATATTTAAATCATCAAATCAATAGTCAACTTAAAAAGCTAACTCAAAATTTAGATGAAGCTATTAATAAACAAAAAACTATAGGCTTTAATGCTCAAGACGAAATTGTCAAATTAGAGTTAGAACTTGAAGAAGTTGACGAAAGACTAGATATGCTTGATGTACTACTTCAAGTTACTAAAAATCATTAA
- a CDS encoding transposase, translated as MPNILSLLQCLLPQINATTMRQLNQIILAMLAMSGRVTMLGIARWTSTGGSYRTMGRFFSTVIPWATLFWLFFRKHLWRERDVYLLAGDEVVVSKSGKETYGVDRFFSSLTSKPINGLSFFVLSLVSVSGRQSFPIQIEQVIKSDTQINSTLPIKKKESQEKSGRGRPKGSKNKNKTEVILTSELLLIKKMINSLFELVANFIPLTYLVVDGHFGNNNALQMARQVKLHIISKLRHDSALYIPYENPNSNKRSRRKYGDKLDYRNIPEKYLCKSDIEDGILSCIYQATLLHKEFAQSLNVVILVKTNLKTNTSSHVILFSSDLDLKADKIIDYYKLRFQIEFNFRDAKQFWGLEDFMNLSQTAVTNAANLAFFMVNLSHHLLADFRKHNPGSGIIDLKAYYRGFRYVHEILKMLPEKPEPILLAQIFAKITSLGRIHPISGGIEPS; from the coding sequence ATGCCCAATATCTTATCACTCCTGCAATGCCTGCTACCGCAAATAAACGCGACAACGATGCGGCAATTGAACCAAATTATCCTGGCAATGTTAGCGATGAGTGGTAGAGTCACGATGTTGGGAATTGCCCGTTGGACAAGTACAGGTGGTAGCTATCGGACAATGGGGAGATTTTTCTCGACAGTAATACCTTGGGCAACATTGTTTTGGCTGTTTTTTCGGAAACATTTGTGGCGAGAGAGGGATGTTTATTTGCTGGCAGGAGATGAAGTTGTAGTTAGTAAATCTGGTAAAGAAACTTACGGGGTAGACAGATTTTTTTCGAGCCTGACTAGTAAACCAATTAATGGTTTATCTTTCTTCGTATTGTCATTAGTAAGTGTGTCAGGAAGACAGTCATTTCCAATTCAGATAGAACAGGTAATCAAAAGTGATACCCAAATAAATAGTACCTTACCAATCAAAAAAAAAGAATCTCAAGAGAAAAGTGGAAGGGGACGACCAAAAGGCAGTAAAAATAAAAACAAAACCGAAGTGATATTAACATCTGAACTATTACTAATCAAAAAGATGATTAACTCACTATTCGAGCTAGTAGCTAACTTTATCCCCTTGACGTACTTGGTAGTAGATGGTCATTTTGGTAACAACAATGCTTTGCAGATGGCACGACAAGTTAAGTTACACATAATTTCCAAGTTGCGCCACGATTCAGCATTATACATCCCTTACGAAAATCCCAACTCGAATAAACGTTCTCGTCGTAAATACGGTGACAAGTTAGACTATCGTAATATACCTGAGAAATATTTGTGTAAAAGTGATATTGAGGATGGCATTCTTTCCTGTATTTATCAAGCTACTCTTCTTCACAAAGAATTTGCTCAGTCTCTGAATGTGGTTATTTTAGTTAAAACTAATCTTAAAACCAATACAAGTAGCCATGTGATTTTATTTTCCAGCGACTTGGATTTGAAGGCTGATAAAATTATTGACTATTACAAGCTGCGTTTCCAAATTGAGTTTAATTTTCGGGATGCCAAGCAATTTTGGGGTTTAGAGGATTTTATGAATCTGAGCCAAACTGCTGTGACTAATGCGGCTAATCTCGCATTCTTTATGGTTAATTTATCTCATCATCTTCTGGCTGATTTTCGTAAACATAATCCTGGTTCTGGCATTATTGACCTGAAAGCTTATTACCGTGGTTTTCGATATGTTCATGAAATTTTAAAAATGCTTCCCGAAAAACCTGAGCCGATTTTATTAGCTCAAATTTTTGCCAAGATTACTTCTTTGGGACGTATTCATCCCATTTCTGGTGGCATTGAACCCTCGTAA
- a CDS encoding STAS-like domain-containing protein, with protein sequence MKHQILTLIGKNCITPDDGQKVYDLVHPELLAFNEVELDFAGVEIFASPFFNFAIGQLLRDIQPETLNRLLKFSNLNTVGKQILKLVIENSKRYYSDPDFRSRVDQVISEQANTQ encoded by the coding sequence ATGAAACACCAAATCCTAACCCTAATAGGCAAAAACTGTATTACACCTGACGATGGTCAGAAAGTGTACGATTTGGTTCATCCAGAATTATTAGCTTTTAATGAAGTTGAGCTAGACTTTGCAGGAGTAGAAATTTTTGCTTCTCCGTTCTTTAACTTTGCTATCGGGCAATTACTTCGGGATATTCAGCCAGAAACCCTCAATCGTCTGCTGAAATTCTCTAATCTCAATACAGTCGGTAAGCAAATACTCAAACTAGTAATCGAAAATTCAAAGCGGTATTACTCCGATCCTGATTTTCGCAGTAGAGTAGACCAAGTGATCAGCGAACAAGCAAATACCCAGTAA
- a CDS encoding ATP-binding protein, which translates to MSLTLQIPTVNDELEDFDCLFQLWQQVNEDSSEVIFDFSKCWFLRPNAVAFLGGLIRLIQSQGRKVTFLEHTIHQKVKRNLQQNGFMYAFCQDIEPWQGNSIPYREDPKQNKDELVQYLAEQWLGRGWVHVSPNLQQLIVATVLEIYANAFEHGRTDIGVFSCGQHYPDLKQLKLTVVDFGVGIPQNVRDFQKNPNLPADQALKWAFQKGTTTRGGQVTGGIGLDYLKQFVHINKGKLQILSHDGCATIDEKQEIYENRQSFFGGTLVNITLLCDESYYALELEPDDEPLF; encoded by the coding sequence GTGAGCCTTACTCTTCAAATTCCGACTGTCAACGATGAGCTAGAGGACTTTGATTGCTTGTTTCAACTTTGGCAGCAAGTCAACGAAGATTCCTCAGAAGTAATTTTCGACTTTTCCAAATGTTGGTTTCTACGACCAAACGCAGTAGCTTTTTTAGGTGGATTAATTCGTTTAATTCAATCACAAGGTAGAAAAGTCACTTTTTTAGAACATACCATTCATCAAAAAGTCAAGAGAAATCTACAACAAAATGGGTTTATGTATGCCTTTTGCCAGGATATAGAACCTTGGCAGGGAAACTCCATCCCATATCGAGAAGATCCAAAGCAAAATAAAGATGAGTTGGTTCAATACCTAGCTGAACAATGGCTTGGTAGAGGCTGGGTTCATGTCAGCCCAAATTTGCAACAGCTAATTGTAGCAACAGTTTTAGAAATTTATGCCAATGCTTTTGAACATGGACGGACAGATATCGGAGTCTTTAGTTGCGGACAACATTATCCTGACCTAAAACAACTTAAACTCACAGTAGTTGACTTTGGCGTAGGAATTCCTCAAAATGTGCGGGATTTCCAGAAAAATCCTAACCTGCCAGCAGACCAAGCATTAAAATGGGCTTTTCAAAAGGGGACAACTACCAGGGGTGGGCAAGTAACGGGTGGTATTGGTCTTGACTATTTAAAACAATTTGTTCATATAAATAAGGGAAAACTTCAAATTTTAAGCCATGATGGATGTGCGACAATAGATGAAAAACAGGAAATTTACGAAAATAGACAAAGTTTCTTTGGAGGAACACTGGTAAATATTACACTCCTGTGCGACGAATCGTATTATGCTTTGGAGCTAGAACCAGATGACGAGCCGTTGTTTTAA
- a CDS encoding restriction endonuclease subunit S, translating to MSKDLSLVPLREILTKSEEWIDINPTEKYKQVTVKIWGKGVVERNEVSGAEIAATKRLKVHHGQFILSRIDARHGAFGIIPNSLDGAVVTNDFPVFTPNIHKILPQFLDWMSKTKDFIEICKAASEGTTNRVRLKEDKFLSMKIRLPLLEEQRRIVARIEELVGKIEEVRSLRQKAFEETATLVTRSTATILDNDDWEEVPLNKLLRENSLNGLSPRPSETPPGLPILRISAATSQANAIIDEADVKYLEVSEQDALKYKLEPGDLLACRYNGNLHYTGKFALYKAYSGRQHLYPDKLIRFRLDTNNIMPEFACLALNSPKCRKIIESFCATTAGNIGLSAGNLKTVSVPVPPLPEQHRIVAYLDELQTKVDTMKRLREQAIKELDALLPSILDKAFKGEL from the coding sequence ATGAGTAAAGATTTATCTTTAGTGCCGCTTAGAGAAATTCTCACAAAATCGGAGGAATGGATAGACATTAACCCTACAGAAAAATATAAACAGGTAACTGTCAAAATTTGGGGTAAAGGTGTTGTAGAACGTAATGAAGTAAGCGGAGCAGAAATTGCTGCTACAAAAAGATTAAAAGTGCATCATGGGCAGTTTATATTGTCCCGAATTGATGCTCGTCATGGTGCTTTTGGTATTATTCCAAACTCTCTTGATGGTGCTGTTGTTACTAATGATTTTCCTGTTTTCACACCTAACATTCACAAGATTCTGCCACAGTTTCTTGACTGGATGAGTAAAACAAAAGATTTTATAGAAATTTGTAAAGCTGCCAGCGAAGGTACTACAAATAGGGTTCGGCTAAAAGAAGATAAATTTCTCTCAATGAAAATCCGCCTACCACTACTAGAGGAACAACGGCGGATTGTGGCACGAATTGAGGAACTGGTGGGGAAAATTGAGGAAGTGCGATCGCTACGTCAAAAAGCATTTGAAGAAACAGCCACACTCGTAACAAGGTCTACAGCCACTATTTTAGATAATGATGATTGGGAAGAAGTACCTTTAAATAAATTGTTACGCGAAAATTCTTTAAATGGTTTATCACCCCGTCCTTCAGAGACACCTCCAGGTCTTCCAATACTACGTATTAGTGCTGCAACTTCACAAGCAAATGCCATTATTGATGAAGCAGATGTTAAATATTTGGAAGTTAGCGAACAAGATGCGCTCAAATACAAGCTAGAACCTGGTGATCTTTTAGCTTGTCGTTATAATGGCAACTTGCATTACACGGGAAAATTTGCACTTTATAAAGCATACTCTGGGAGACAACATCTTTACCCAGATAAGCTCATTCGTTTTCGACTAGATACAAACAATATAATGCCAGAGTTTGCTTGTCTCGCATTGAATAGTCCAAAATGTCGGAAAATTATTGAATCTTTTTGTGCAACAACCGCAGGTAATATTGGACTTAGTGCTGGCAATCTAAAAACTGTTTCTGTACCAGTCCCACCCCTACCTGAACAACATCGCATAGTCGCCTACCTTGATGAACTACAAACCAAAGTAGACACAATGAAAAGGCTTAGAGAACAAGCAATAAAAGAACTTGATGCGCTACTACCTTCCATCTTGGACAAAGCATTTAAAGGAGAATTGTAG
- a CDS encoding N-6 DNA methylase: MPKRTTKQNDKPVTTAQKLGSVIKSARDIMRTDKGLNGELDRLPQLTWIMFLKLLDDSEKLHEVEAELEGISYKPTIQPPYRWRDWAANENFTGDRLKSFINNDEAILPDGTKGAGLLAYLRNLKSKTGRDRADVIAKVFKDVNNRMTSGTLLWDVLNKVNEIHFDKSEEVNLLSTLYESMLKEMRDAAGDSGEFYTPRPVVRFIVQVMEPQLGETIFDPACGTGGFLVEAYEYLKKQCSAQDWQILQKSIIGAEAKSLPLMLAHMSLLLHGFEYPDIDDGNSLRFTIAEMGEKDWVDIILTNPPFGGEEEDRIQKNFPPDRKTKETALLFLQLIMRRLRQRPKPGRAAVVFPNGVLFGSDNICTKIKEDLLNNFNLHTIVRLPNGVFAPYTSIPTNLLFFDRSGQTNEIWYYELPLPEGRKTYTKTKPIQDEDFAECVAWWKNREENEQAWKYNFRQAYNQAIKEATPHWNAAKKAEEAANQLAKTVKELTEKIQSLQNSILDFSPPKEVAQINSQIKLIKDEVKQAHTEEQSQREIAKDEKAKGDAIYWAIYNLDRKNPNSKQDFEHLPTEQLVADILEKDKRVAEIMLEIRQLLVRAE, from the coding sequence ATGCCCAAACGCACTACCAAACAAAACGATAAACCCGTAACTACAGCCCAAAAGCTGGGAAGCGTGATTAAGTCAGCGCGTGACATCATGCGGACGGATAAGGGATTGAATGGCGAATTAGACCGTCTCCCGCAGTTGACCTGGATCATGTTTTTGAAACTTTTGGATGATTCTGAAAAACTGCATGAGGTGGAAGCAGAGTTAGAAGGAATTTCCTATAAACCAACAATTCAACCGCCTTATCGCTGGCGAGATTGGGCTGCTAATGAAAATTTTACGGGCGATCGCCTGAAAAGTTTCATCAACAATGATGAGGCAATTTTACCAGATGGCACGAAAGGTGCAGGGTTACTCGCCTATTTGCGGAATCTTAAAAGCAAAACTGGACGCGATCGTGCTGATGTCATCGCCAAAGTATTCAAAGATGTCAACAACCGCATGACTAGCGGGACTTTGCTTTGGGATGTGCTGAATAAAGTAAATGAGATTCACTTTGATAAATCAGAAGAGGTGAACCTCCTCAGCACTCTTTATGAGTCGATGCTGAAAGAAATGCGCGACGCTGCGGGAGATTCGGGAGAATTTTACACCCCCCGTCCGGTAGTGCGGTTTATTGTCCAGGTGATGGAACCGCAATTGGGAGAAACCATTTTTGACCCCGCTTGCGGAACAGGTGGCTTTTTGGTAGAGGCGTATGAATACCTGAAAAAACAGTGTAGCGCACAAGATTGGCAGATACTTCAAAAAAGCATTATTGGTGCTGAGGCGAAATCCTTGCCTTTGATGTTAGCGCACATGAGTTTGCTGTTACATGGGTTTGAATATCCCGATATTGATGATGGTAATAGTCTGCGGTTTACTATTGCCGAAATGGGTGAAAAAGACTGGGTGGACATCATTCTCACTAACCCGCCGTTTGGGGGTGAGGAGGAAGACAGAATTCAAAAAAACTTTCCCCCAGATAGGAAAACCAAAGAAACAGCATTGTTATTCCTTCAGTTGATTATGCGTCGTCTCAGACAAAGACCCAAACCAGGACGCGCAGCAGTAGTATTTCCCAATGGGGTGCTATTTGGTAGCGATAATATTTGCACCAAAATTAAGGAAGATTTGCTAAATAATTTTAATCTGCATACCATTGTCCGTTTACCTAATGGGGTGTTTGCGCCTTATACCAGCATTCCCACAAATTTGTTATTTTTCGACCGTTCTGGGCAAACGAATGAGATTTGGTACTATGAGTTGCCTTTACCAGAAGGACGGAAAACTTACACCAAGACTAAGCCCATACAGGATGAAGATTTTGCTGAATGTGTAGCATGGTGGAAAAATCGAGAAGAGAATGAACAAGCTTGGAAGTATAACTTTAGGCAAGCTTATAATCAGGCGATAAAAGAAGCTACACCTCATTGGAATGCAGCGAAAAAAGCAGAGGAAGCTGCTAATCAGCTTGCAAAGACAGTGAAAGAATTAACTGAAAAAATCCAAAGTTTACAAAATTCAATTTTGGACTTTTCGCCACCAAAAGAAGTTGCACAGATTAATAGTCAGATTAAGTTAATTAAGGATGAGGTAAAACAGGCTCACACTGAAGAGCAAAGTCAGCGCGAGATTGCGAAAGATGAGAAGGCTAAAGGAGATGCTATTTACTGGGCAATTTATAATTTAGACCGAAAAAATCCAAATAGTAAGCAAGATTTTGAGCATTTACCAACTGAGCAGTTAGTGGCAGATATTTTGGAAAAGGATAAGCGAGTGGCTGAGATCATGTTAGAAATTCGGCAGTTATTGGTAAGAGCAGAATGA
- the hsdR gene encoding EcoAI/FtnUII family type I restriction enzme subunit R: protein MSNEANTCRKYVEPKLRDAGWEQEPHDYTEQYYFTDGKIRPKNKRQPRGKRKFADYLLLYNGEFPLAVVEAKRKYETPDEGLEQAIAYAQILNVKFAYSTNGEGIVEYDFITGKQSDVMDSFPSPDQLWQRLTGEGKEQIREDIAEKLLTSFYPTADKPLRYYQRNAINAALAAIFKGQNRLLLTLATGTGKTTVAFQIAWKLSSLEWNAFGESRSPRILFLADRNVLVDDPMNKDFSAFNQQKIHKIQGEVKKGRDLYFAIYQAIGDREDSFGLYREYSPDYFDLIIIDECHRGSARDESNWRQILEHFEPAYQLGLTATPLRDDNVDTYRYFGNPLYTYSLKQGIDDGFLAPYRVYRVLTRSDREGWRPSAGQIDRYGRTIPNEVYLTPDFERKLVREARTKAIAQHITDFLKSSDRYAKTIVFCVDEPHVKAMIKELRNLNSDITRTNPNYITRITSDAGDVGKGHLYNFKDVLNETHVIAVTARLLTTGVDVPTCKNVVLARVIRSMTDFKQIIGRGTRVREERGKLSFNILDYTNSTVLFEDRDFDGEPALINESEMDDQGEILSEHEEELESAELEDEAEDLEDDDDKSGFWGLPDDDDAPPRKYYADGGSEEIVEERIYDLNPDNQLRLSRLIDYTREQVRILYRSTLEIQQRWADPEQRSEIIELLADRGIDFDELKQVTNLSEADPFDLLCHIAFDAPVLTCKQRAERLRRRKTDFFEQYGEDARAILEILLDKYAEKGVEEFNVPTTFKANREFDKYGNVAEIAQKFGGVQQLREAVKHLQNLLYSA from the coding sequence ATGAGCAATGAAGCTAATACCTGCCGTAAATATGTTGAACCAAAATTAAGAGATGCGGGGTGGGAGCAAGAACCACACGATTATACTGAGCAGTATTACTTCACTGATGGCAAGATTCGCCCCAAAAACAAGCGTCAGCCTCGTGGTAAACGGAAATTTGCAGATTATTTACTACTGTATAACGGCGAGTTTCCCTTGGCAGTAGTAGAGGCAAAAAGGAAATATGAAACTCCTGATGAGGGACTAGAACAGGCGATCGCCTATGCCCAAATTCTCAACGTAAAGTTTGCTTACTCTACTAATGGTGAAGGGATTGTGGAGTATGACTTCATCACGGGTAAGCAGTCTGATGTCATGGACTCCTTTCCCAGTCCTGATCAACTTTGGCAACGGTTAACAGGTGAAGGTAAAGAACAAATTAGAGAGGACATAGCCGAAAAACTGCTAACTTCCTTTTACCCAACGGCAGATAAACCACTGCGTTATTATCAACGAAACGCCATTAATGCAGCACTAGCGGCGATTTTCAAAGGTCAAAATCGTCTACTGCTGACATTGGCGACGGGAACAGGTAAAACTACTGTTGCTTTCCAAATCGCTTGGAAACTGTCAAGTTTGGAGTGGAATGCTTTTGGAGAATCTCGTTCCCCTAGAATTCTGTTTTTGGCAGATCGGAATGTGTTGGTAGATGACCCGATGAATAAGGATTTTTCTGCCTTCAATCAGCAGAAAATACACAAAATTCAGGGGGAAGTGAAAAAAGGACGAGACCTTTACTTTGCAATTTATCAAGCTATTGGTGATAGAGAAGATAGCTTTGGACTTTACAGGGAATACAGTCCTGATTATTTTGACTTGATTATTATTGATGAGTGCCACCGAGGTAGTGCTAGGGATGAAAGTAACTGGCGACAAATTCTAGAACATTTTGAACCTGCGTATCAGTTGGGACTGACAGCGACACCGCTACGGGATGATAACGTTGATACCTATCGCTACTTTGGCAATCCCCTTTACACCTATTCTCTCAAACAAGGGATTGATGATGGTTTCTTAGCTCCCTATCGAGTTTATCGGGTTCTTACCCGTTCTGACCGGGAAGGATGGCGACCTAGTGCTGGACAAATTGACCGCTATGGCAGAACAATTCCTAATGAAGTTTATCTGACACCGGACTTTGAGCGCAAATTGGTGAGAGAAGCACGGACAAAGGCGATCGCCCAACATATTACTGATTTTCTCAAAAGCAGCGATCGCTATGCCAAAACCATTGTCTTTTGTGTGGACGAACCGCACGTTAAGGCAATGATCAAGGAATTACGCAACCTCAACAGCGACATCACCAGAACAAATCCTAACTACATAACTCGTATTACCTCTGATGCTGGTGATGTGGGTAAGGGACATCTCTACAACTTTAAAGATGTCTTAAATGAAACTCACGTTATTGCTGTAACTGCTAGGTTACTAACAACAGGGGTAGATGTTCCCACCTGTAAAAATGTTGTGCTTGCCCGTGTAATTCGTTCAATGACAGACTTTAAGCAGATTATTGGACGGGGAACTCGTGTGCGAGAAGAACGGGGTAAGCTGTCCTTTAATATACTGGATTACACCAACAGCACAGTATTGTTTGAGGATAGAGATTTTGACGGAGAACCCGCCCTCATTAATGAATCAGAGATGGATGATCAGGGGGAAATTCTCTCTGAACATGAGGAGGAACTGGAATCAGCAGAGTTAGAAGACGAAGCAGAAGATTTGGAAGATGATGACGATAAGTCTGGATTTTGGGGACTCCCAGATGATGATGATGCACCACCTCGGAAATATTACGCCGATGGGGGAAGCGAAGAAATTGTTGAAGAAAGAATTTATGATTTAAACCCAGACAATCAACTGCGCTTGTCTCGATTAATTGACTACACCAGAGAACAAGTCCGCATCCTGTATCGTTCCACTCTAGAAATACAGCAACGCTGGGCAGATCCAGAACAGCGTTCCGAGATTATTGAGTTATTGGCAGACAGGGGAATTGATTTTGATGAGTTAAAACAGGTTACTAATCTTTCCGAAGCAGACCCTTTTGATTTACTATGTCATATTGCCTTTGATGCTCCTGTGCTGACTTGCAAGCAACGGGCTGAAAGGTTGCGTCGTCGCAAGACTGATTTTTTTGAGCAATATGGGGAGGATGCTAGGGCAATTTTAGAGATACTTTTGGACAAGTATGCAGAAAAAGGAGTTGAAGAGTTTAATGTTCCAACTACATTTAAGGCTAACCGCGAATTTGATAAATATGGAAATGTGGCTGAAATTGCTCAAAAGTTTGGTGGAGTTCAGCAACTTAGGGAAGCAGTAAAACACTTGCAAAACTTATTGTATTCAGCTTAG